The Drosophila yakuba strain Tai18E2 chromosome X, Prin_Dyak_Tai18E2_2.1, whole genome shotgun sequence DNA segment GCTTGGGACTTTGGAATATACTGGAAAATACCGAAAGCCAGTTAACAGCACTGATTCGTAACAGTACAGGTTTATTATTTATCTAAGTTGATAAAAATTAGAAATTGGTTAATATAACTTGACAGATTTCATTTTAAGTATTACAACTTATATAGAACTAAGAAGACAGTTCTATGAACATCTTTCATCTTACCAAATTAGGCGTGAATCGTTTctattttaacaatttttatgtTAAGCTTACTTTTCTGCACATGGTCACTCTGTGTCAGATTCAAAGCATGTTTtcaattaatcaattaatGTTATAAGAAGAAACCTgctctttattatttttggaatCCAATGtgcattttgtgtggcgcCTATTCTCAGggcgtgtgggcgtggcacggcCCACAAATAGTTGGCACCTCGCGTCTTTGTTGAATTCtcaattttaaatgtatatttatatttatgcttGCAGTTCCCTGGCTTTTCCTCGCCCTCCAACTTTTCCCGCCTCGTTTTCCCGCCGTGTGTAGGTGTGAACGCCTGCacgcctgtgtgtgtgctccaCTTGCGAGCCAGTGCACATTTTTCGTGCACTTTAAACTATTACTCATGTTTAAAGTATAGCTTAAGccaagtttaaaaaaataatcattaataattcaaaataGAATATCCAAAggaaaaaatgatatttttttatttttatagatgcgtatagtttaaaaattataattttgatattttcttgCGGTGTAATCGGATTGGATGGGATATGCAGTGGATATGCGTTATGTTTGCATTTCTCGTGTGCGCTGCATATATTTTTGTCACCACGGCGGCATGTCAGGAATGCGGAGCACCAGAAATAAACCAAGTGCAAAAACCTTTAGCATCCGTCTATTAATAATGTTGTCGTCTCCGGATCTCCTtaggttgtttttttttttttttatgtttcgaaatgttaatttttttggCCGGGCGGTGGATTTTCTTGCCGCGAACTCGCCAAAAACTCCTCTTGGCAACCATTCAAGTTTAGCAGATCCGGCTTTTGACCTACGAAAAATGCTTGGCCACCGCGAAAATAGAAAATCGGATCGCGAGGAACCTGAGAAGAATGGTGGAACATAGGGGAGGATCACCAAAAAAGGAGTATTTCctatttaaatacataatatGGGAATAAAGCGCAGTACGAATCTACtaatattaattgaatttaagtTATAGATTTGTGTGGTACTCAACACATTTAATCGATCCCCATGTGTTCAACTCGTTCAAGTGGAAACCGAACTTTTGCATTTGTGTAGTTCCCCAAATTGGAGGCTACCCTATTTTGAGGTAGCCCTGACACTTCGAAAGTATCGAGTACATCAAGTTGACTCTTGAAAGTTGACATTTGAAGGACCTTTCTCGATAAAATTTCTTTTCACAGAATCATTCACCGGGTTACAACGTCGGAGCGCAAAACCTTATTTTTGCCAAGTCATCCAGAAGGTCATAACCTCAAAACGAACCAAATTGCATTCATTTCCTTTTCATCTTCATTATTAAGAGAAATTACGAGAAATAGacatgaaatttaaaatcctGATCGATGGCAAGAACATTGTGCGCGTGGAGTGTCCTGGCTACGCAACTCAGCGCTTTTGTGTGAAAGTCCATGCTGGAAGAATCACTCTGGAGAACGTCTTCCCCAATCGTGGAGGCTTCACCAGGGGCGGGGCTTATATCACTGCGTCGAAGCCCAAGACTGTGGCCTCCAAGAAGTCCGTTAAGCGCCCCGCGACGGAGCCAGTGCGTCGTCGTCCCATTCAGTTCAGTCTGCAGGATGGAGTGGATGTGTGGATGGACACGGAAATGCGCCAGCCTTCTGAGGGCCAACGATTTGGTTCCCAGGGGTTAGGTGGCTATGGCGATAGACTCTTCAAGCTTGATGTGTGGCAGCCAATCCCGGCCAGCCGTGAAGTGGCCAAGAATGCTGCATCGAGGCGCAAGACTTTGTCCAGAAAGAAGGAAAACTTTCCCTTAAGGGCCACCATTACCAAGAAAAAGCAATTTGACGAATCCTCGATGCCGACTGCAACCTCAACGCCTCACCAAAAGCGTAGGAAGACCGGATTGTTATCCGAAACCACGGAGCGGAAGCCGACCCAGAAAGTATACAGTCCATCTCTACGTGTGGACCAAACGATTATACTCGGCAAACGCAATGCCGATGGATTGTCCGCCAAGGCATTTAGCATGATGACGATCCGTCCAAGCCTGGTGAAGGCAGAGACGAAGCAGCGATCTCAGGACTTGATGACCTCCCTGAACGACCTGGGCAAGCACCAGGTAACCACTTCCAATGGGCAGCGTCACAGCGCCAGCTTAAAATCTTTGGAAAGAGAGCAGAAGAGGCTGACAAAGAAGAAGATTGAAAAAAAGATGGCAAAGAAGAAGATCGAAAAAAAGATGGCAAAGAAGATAGAAGAAATGAAGATGGCAAACGAGAAGAAGGAGAAACGGGAGATGCTAAGACAGAAGATGGTAAAGGAAGAGAAGGAGAGAAAGATGATGCTAAGGCAGAAGATGGTAAAGGAAAAGATGGCCAAGATAGCCAAGAAGATTGCAAAGGAAAAGATGGCCAAGATAGCCAAGAAGATGGCAAAGGAAAAGATGGCCAAGATAGCCAAGAAGATGGCAAAGGAAAAGATGGCCAAGATAGCCAAGAAGATGGCAAAGGAAAAGATGGCCAAGCAGATGGTAAGGAAGAAGATGGAGAAAGAGAAGATGGCGAAGCAGAAGATGGCAAAGCAACTTCGCGACATAATGAAGAATCTGAACAATGGGAAGAATTGAAAAGCGTTGAAACTGCAGGGCCGCAAGAAGTTCTAAACACTGGGTGTTAACAAATTTCTGGATAATCGTTTATatagaataaatattattatattcttcaaaatgcatttaagtTAATTTTGCTGTTTATCTTCTGCTTAAATGTGAGTCTGGTGGAGGCTTCGACATCGCCCCCGGTTTTTAGACAAAGCTCATTTTTCTCCGCCGCCACCGGAATTCTCGCTTTCTTAActtatgggtttttttttttactaagCACTTCCAAATAAGCCACAAATCAATGGTAAAGTTACTATCAGATTCAGACATTTATGTTAAGCTGTAAATCAAAGaatttatttcatataatAGTTGTTCCGCTTATTACAAAAGACAAACAGTCGGCTTACCACAAAAGCTACAGTTTAATGAGACATAAGTGGGGAATTTGGTTTAATTAGAAACAAGGGGGCCTGCGCTCTTTTTGTCGGCGGCCAAGGCGTTGAACAGGCGGTTGACCTCGTTGGCCACCAGGTTGTCCAGGACAATGCCATTCTGATCGATGAAGGCGGCGCAGGACTTGTTGCTGCTCTGCTCGCGTCTCTTGCCATTTTTCGAGTCGCGAACACTGAGGGTCAGCAGGTACTTGTCGTCGTACTTGCGCATATCAGAGCTGGCCTCCCACAGGCGCTCCCGCTCCTTGTCCTTCTGCAGGGCCACCGCAAAGGTGCCCTTCTCGCGGAAACTGGAGTGCAGGGTCAAAATGCCCAGGAGGGCAAAGTAGGCGAGAACGCTGAACAGGAGCACTGGACGGGATTCCGGGAAGGGGTGGGTGAAGTCCCACGCATGAGCCATTATGGCCACGGACACGGCCAGGGCGCAGAGGGCCAAACGGGTGTTGACCAGGCCGAATTGCTCCTTCAGCTGGGGACGATCGCCAAGGAGGCAGGTTTTTACCGCATCATCGAGGGCGTGCTTTACCGCGGATCCATCCCACTTGTTGACCTTTACCAGCTGGCAGGGTATATAAAACAGAATCAAGTTagtttatgtacatataaactgtaaactaGTTTACAATGACGTGGAACACATCTCAATGGACCAAATGCCAAGCCGGCATTTGGTTAACTCACCTCCTCGCCCTGCTGTGACTTTTCCTCCTTCTTGCCCATATTTTATCTGCTTGCTATAGCCTTTTCCTGCCCTTGATATCCAAGAGAAGCGCGTGAAATGCCCAGAAAAACTCTTTTTGCAGGagttttcttcctttttttttgtgacaACGCGACAACAAATTTGTCTATCGTTATCGCTGCGAATCGATAACGCGCTAGCGCCGGTGCTGCCAGATAGGGCAAGCTTAAAATACTGACGTACTAAAAATACCAGACATTAGCAAGCTGTGACCgcgtaatttaaataaatgtaaatcaTTCGAAGCACAAAGCAGGTAATTCGATTGACTAAActacataaatgaaaaattactTGGTTTACACAAAACAAAGCGgactttatacaaaaaaaatatgtgtttTACAAAAAGTGTCTATAAATACAGAGTATGGAATCAATTCACATCGACTTCATTTGCGCCATCAGGTCTTCCAAACTGGTCTCGTCCGCGGGAGCAGTAGTTACGGTTTCTTCTGAAGTTTCGCTGGACCTTTCAGGAGCTTCGTAGGCGAGTCTTAGGCCTTCACCCACCACTGGGGCTTCAGTGGGCGTTGGATTACTTTCTGGCGCATCCTCGGCGACCAATTCAATGCCCCATTCGTTGGTGGCATGCAGCGGCTCTTCGCTGACTGCCTTCTCTTCAATAACCACAGGTTTGGGCCTGGCTTGGAATTCCTTTTGCCGAACTATACAGTTTCTGTCATCGCACTGCGGATTCGGCTTGAGCGTCATCTTGGGGAAGAAATCGCTGAGGGCATTGTAGCCCAGATAGTCGGAGACCTCGCCGAAATTCAGCAAATACTTCAGGGCGTTCTGGACGAGGAAACCAGCCGTAATGCCCATAGTTGTGGGCAGGGAGGCGGCGCACACGCCCTCCCTTTTTAGCGTCTTCTCGTCGATGTTCTCGGCCACCACCAAGGGTGGCGCACAAGCAAAACAGGCGGTATCGCCAGGACGGATAAACTGAATGTGTCCCGAGACGGCATTCTCCGAAACGCCCGACTCAAACCAGTTGAGATTACGCTCATTGCACGCCGCATTGATGGCCATTCGTGCCTCAAAGTTGTCCACACAGCTGAGCACCAGATCCACCGGCTGGCCAGCTATCCGTCCGCCCTGCGATATTGTGTCCAGGAAGCGATCAAAGTTCTCCACCGTTGTGATATTGTAGTTGTGCGTCTCAATCTCCACGTCCGGATTGATGAAGCTCAGCGTGGCGGCTGCAGCCTCAACTTTGGAAAGTCCCGCCTGATCGGGTGTGAAGAACAGCCGATTCATGTTGGCCAGCTCCACTTTGTCGTAGTCGAAGAGAATCAGTTTGCCAATGCCGCAGCTGCAAGACATCAATTATGATCATTAATACAGGGACATTATATACATTATGAATGGTATTATGTATCGTAAGTAATCACTTAAGAAGGTTAGCTGCAATGCGAACTGCTTGTTGTAAGTCTTTAACCGAATTATTATACCAAATGGATTACgcttttctcgctgtgtacGCACCGTGTTAGCATGTCGGCAGTGACGCTACCCACGccgcccacgcccacaatgGCCACCGCCTTGTCGCGGATGCGCTCGTAGTCCTTGACTATGTTCATCCGCTGCAGGGCCATCAGGCGGCTGTAGGGATTGGAGTCCACCACCTCGGCGGACATGCGATCGATGCGATCGCGTGCCAGGCGACTGTTGGTGGCGACGCCGCCGGTGGCCTTCGGCTCCTCCAGCTCTGTCTTCAGCTCGGCGATGATCGCCTGCAGTTCGTCGATGGCGTGCGACATCCTGGCGAATGGGTTACTCCAGTTACTGACTCCTGTGTTCGGCAATGGACGCCAGCAATCGCTAATTGTAAACTTTCGCTTTCAAGTTCGCTGTCGCCGTGTCACTTTTGGCCAGTGCTGCCGGATGGCCAGATTAGGTTGCTGCATATGGGTTGGGCAACGCCGCGTTAGTGACGGCCGACGGTCGATAGataaataccaaaatataccACATTGCCTGGCCTGTTGGTACAGTGTTGGTTAATGCTGCGATGGCGCGCTTATTTGAATGTGATGGATTTCAAactaaaaaacataaattagaAGACGagtaaatcaaatcaaatgcctTTCATCTGCATTTGTTGTATCATAACTTTTCAAAGACTAAGTTCACAAAAAAGGCCAGTTGTATAATTACACAAAAGATTTATTGTCAAAATCATTACACAAAAATAggtattataattattaaataaccaaaaaaaaaaaaaatatagtagaACAATTAAAGGAAGATGACGATAGTTGTGGTTGCTTTTCGTGTTAAATGcgacaaaaaaataatcattatACTATTCAATAAATCGAGTGTGGGAgcacatttattatttaatattatcaATATTACTGTATAAACCGGTGACTATCACTTGCCAACAAGTggagatatatgtatgtatggatAAGTGTCCGTTCTGTGTAGCTTATTGTGTGTACGGTGTACGGTGAATACGGTGTGCTGTCCGCCTGCTCCGCCTgctccaccagcaccaccagcaccacctgCTTCACCTGGTCCACCTGGTCCACCTGGTTTGCCTAGCTCGTGTTCGTCGCGGTCACCGGGTTCACCTGGTCCGCGGCTGCAGGCGCACGCGGAATCCCTCCTCCCGCTTCAGTATGATGTCCGCCTGCAGCTTAAAGTCCGATTCGGTCAGGTCCGAGTAGACACGGTAGTTCCGCAAAATGGTCGACAGAAGGATCTTCAGCTTGAGCATCGCGTACTTGCGCCCTACAAAATATACAACCCATTAATGGCATTTATTACAGATGTTTGGCTTCATATCCATAACTcataaatagttttttttttcagtgtaaaATCTGTGACTCACCCACACAGCTGCGTGGTCCCGCAGAGAAGGGCACGAATGCGTAGTAGTGGCGATTGGCCTGCCGCTCCGGCAGGAAGTTGTCCGGATCGAAGACGTTCGGATTGGCGTAGACCTTCGGATTGCGATGGAGCAGGACAGTGGCCACCGTCACCGTGGCGCCCCTGGGGATCACGTAGTTGCCCGAGTTCAACTTGAGGTCCTCCTGCAGCTCGCGGGCGATCAGTGGAACTGGTGGGTACATGCGCAACGTCTCCATCAGACACCGCTCCAGATACTTCATCTCCAGTGTGTCCTGCAATGGATGGGGGGATTTCGTAATTACAAGTACAACTAAGTCTATGGAATTGCCCACCTGAAACGTGGCCGGTCGCTGTGAGTCCCCGAAAATGGAGTCGAGTTCGGCTAGTACGCGATCCTGGATGTCCTGGTGGATGCCCATCAGCGAGAGGAAGAACGAGGAGCCGGCTGCCGTGGTGTCGTGTCCTTCGAACATAATGGTGTCCACCTGCTCCTTGATTTCCGTGTCCGTTATCAGTGCTCCATTCTGGGCACTTTCGAGCATCAGATCGAGGAAGGCCAGCCGTTTCTTCTCGCCAATGTCATTGTCCTCCACATCCAGGTCATCCTTGAGGCCAGCCGACTGGCCGTACGACAGTCCCGCCACCGGAGTCgccttctccttctccctaTCCTTATCCTTCTCCCTCTCCtggtccttgtccttgtccttgtcatCGCTGCCAGCCATCAGCTCATcacgaccaccaccaccaccaccaccaagcTGTTCGCGTTCCCTCTCCAAGGCGGCTGCCTTCAGCTCGCACTGGGCGAGAGATCCACGGGTGCCCTGCTCGAAGGCGGCCTTCTTGCTGCGGATCACCTTGGTGGTCAGGCCGTGGATGATGTTCAGCAGGCGACCCTGCTCCTTGTAGTAGCGCGTCAGGGTGAACACGAACTCGTTGCGCAGGAAGATGCTGCGGTGGCGGGCGTGCAGGATGTCGCACATCCGCATCACGGCCATCGCGTACTCGAATCCGGACTTGTCCTGCGTTTTCTTCGACACACCCATCGCAGTCTCTGGAATGGGAAAGAGTCTGTATTTATACA contains these protein-coding regions:
- the LOC6525020 gene encoding cytochrome P450 4g15: MEVLKKDAALGSPSSVFYLLLLPTLVLWYIYWRLSRAHLYRLAGRLPGPRGLPIVGHLFDVIGPASSVFRTVIRKSAPFEHIAKMWIGPKLVVFIYDPRDVELLLSSHVYIDKASEYKFFKPWLGDGLLISTGQKWRSHRKLIAPTFHLNVLKSFIELFNENSRNVVRKLRAEDGRTFDCHDYMSEATVEILLETAMGVSKKTQDKSGFEYAMAVMRMCDILHARHRSIFLRNEFVFTLTRYYKEQGRLLNIIHGLTTKVIRSKKAAFEQGTRGSLAQCELKAAALEREREQLGGGGGGGRDELMAGSDDKDKDKDQEREKDKDREKEKATPVAGLSYGQSAGLKDDLDVEDNDIGEKKRLAFLDLMLESAQNGALITDTEIKEQVDTIMFEGHDTTAAGSSFFLSLMGIHQDIQDRVLAELDSIFGDSQRPATFQDTLEMKYLERCLMETLRMYPPVPLIARELQEDLKLNSGNYVIPRGATVTVATVLLHRNPKVYANPNVFDPDNFLPERQANRHYYAFVPFSAGPRSCVGRKYAMLKLKILLSTILRNYRVYSDLTESDFKLQADIILKREEGFRVRLQPRTR
- the LOC6525018 gene encoding signal peptidase complex subunit 2, whose translation is MGKKEEKSQQGEELVKVNKWDGSAVKHALDDAVKTCLLGDRPQLKEQFGLVNTRLALCALAVSVAIMAHAWDFTHPFPESRPVLLFSVLAYFALLGILTLHSSFREKGTFAVALQKDKERERLWEASSDMRKYDDKYLLTLSVRDSKNGKRREQSSNKSCAAFIDQNGIVLDNLVANEVNRLFNALAADKKSAGPLVSN
- the LOC6525019 gene encoding ubiquitin-like modifier-activating enzyme 5, with the protein product MSHAIDELQAIIAELKTELEEPKATGGVATNSRLARDRIDRMSAEVVDSNPYSRLMALQRMNIVKDYERIRDKAVAIVGVGGVGSVTADMLTRCGIGKLILFDYDKVELANMNRLFFTPDQAGLSKVEAAAATLSFINPDVEIETHNYNITTVENFDRFLDTISQGGRIAGQPVDLVLSCVDNFEARMAINAACNERNLNWFESGVSENAVSGHIQFIRPGDTACFACAPPLVVAENIDEKTLKREGVCAASLPTTMGITAGFLVQNALKYLLNFGEVSDYLGYNALSDFFPKMTLKPNPQCDDRNCIVRQKEFQARPKPVVIEEKAVSEEPLHATNEWGIELVAEDAPESNPTPTEAPVVGEGLRLAYEAPERSSETSEETVTTAPADETSLEDLMAQMKSM
- the LOC26534630 gene encoding protein PXR1 — protein: MKFKILIDGKNIVRVECPGYATQRFCVKVHAGRITLENVFPNRGGFTRGGAYITASKPKTVASKKSVKRPATEPVRRRPIQFSLQDGVDVWMDTEMRQPSEGQRFGSQGLGGYGDRLFKLDVWQPIPASREVAKNAASRRKTLSRKKENFPLRATITKKKQFDESSMPTATSTPHQKRRKTGLLSETTERKPTQKVYSPSLRVDQTIILGKRNADGLSAKAFSMMTIRPSLVKAETKQRSQDLMTSLNDLGKHQVTTSNGQRHSASLKSLEREQKRLTKKKIEKKMAKKKIEKKMAKKIEEMKMANEKKEKREMLRQKMVKEEKERKMMLRQKMVKEKMAKIAKKIAKEKMAKIAKKMAKEKMAKIAKKMAKEKMAKIAKKMAKEKMAKQMVRKKMEKEKMAKQKMAKQLRDIMKNLNNGKN